The sequence below is a genomic window from Streptomyces sp. V1I1.
CCAGGAGGACGTCCCAGGAGCCGTCCTCGATGTAGTGGACGGCCCGCAGCTCGGGGCAGCGTGGGCGCACCTGCTCCACCAGTGCCCGGTAGTCGCTGGTCTTGTGCTGCTGCGAGGCGCACAGCACCGAGATCCCGGCCTGTTTCAGTACGTACTCGAGCTCGTGTGCCCGGTACGCCGGATTGATGTTCACCATGATCGCGCCGATCCGGGCGGTGGCGTACTGCACGAGCACCCACTCGGTGCAGTTGACCGCCCAGATCCCGACCCGGTCGCCCTTGGCGACCCCGGTCCCGAGCAGCCCGCGCGCCAGTTGGTCCACCGCCGAGCCGAATTCGGCGTACGTCCAGCGGGTGCCCGCGGGCACGTCGACCAGCGCCTCGCGGTCGGGGTACGCGGCGATCGCCCGGTCGAGGTTCTGGCCGATGGTGTCACCGAGCAGCGCCGTCGTGCCGGTGCCGTGCGCGTAGGAGAGCGTCACCGCAGGTCCCCCTCGTCGTACTCGGCCGCCGAGCCGTCCGCCGTACGCTCCCGCAGCTCGATCCGGCGGATCTTCCCCGAGACGGTCTTGGGCAGCTCCGCGAACTCAAGACGGCGGATGCGCTTGTACGGGGCGAGGACGGAGCGCGAGTGCTCGAAGAGCAGCTTCGCCGTGCCGGGGCCCGGCTCCCAGCCCTCCGCCAGCACGATGTACGCCTTCGGCACGGCGAGCCGCACCGGGTCGGGTGCGGGCACCACCGCCGCCTCCGCCACCGCCTCGTGCTCCAGCAGCGCGCTCTCCAGCTCGAACGGCGAGATCTTGTAGTCGGACGCCTTGAAGACGTCGTCGGAGCGCCCGACGTAGGTGATGTATCCGTCGGCGTCACGCGCGCCGATGTCGCCGGTGCGGTAGAAGCCGCCGGCCATCGCCTCGGCCGTACGCTCCGGGTCCCCGTGGTACCCGGTCATCAGGCCGACAGGATGACCGGACAGGTCCAGCGAGATCTCACCCTCCGTGGCGCCCGGCTCGCCCGTCACCGGGTCCAGGAGCACCACCCGGTAGCCGGGGCTCGGACGGCCCATGGAGCCAGCCTTCAGCAGCTGACCTGGGCTGTTGGAGACCTGCACGGCCGTCTCCGTCTGCCCGAACCCGTCCCGGACGGTGACGCCCCACTCGCGTCGTACGGTCTCGATGACCTCGGGGTTGAGCGGTTCTCCGGCCGCGACCACCTCGCGCGGCGGCGTACGCAGTTGGCCGAGGTCCGCCTGGATCAGCATCCGCCACACGGTGGGCGGGGCGCAGAAGCTGGTCACTCCCGCGCGGTCCATCTCCGCCATCAGCCGGGCCGCGTCGAAGCGCGTGTAGTTGTGGATGAAGACGGTCGCCTCGGCGTTCCAGGGCGCGAAGAGATTGGACCAGGCGTGCTTGGCCCAGCCGGGCGAGGAGATGTTCAGATGCACATCGCCGGGCTTGAGCCCGATCCAGTACATGGTCGCCAAGTGGCCGACGGGGTACGAGAGATGGGTGTGCTCGACCAGTTTGGGGCGGGCGGTCGTGCCGGAGGTGAAGTAGAGCATCAGCGGGTCGTGGGCGTGTGTGACACCGTCGGGCTCGAAGTCATCCGGCGTGGAGAACGCCCCGTCGAATTCGAGCCAGCCCGGCACGCCGGCCGCGCCCCGCTCCGCCACCGCGATTCTGGTGTAGTCCCCCGGCACCTCGGCGAATTTGGCGGTGTCCGCCTCCCGCACGATGACGTGCCGGGCGCGTCCGCGTTCGATGCGGTCACTGAGGTCCAGCGGGCCGAGCAGCGGGGTAGCCGGGATGACGACCGCCCGCAGCTTCATCGCGGCAAGCGCGATCATCCACAGTTCCTGCTGGTTGCCGAGCATCACGAGGATCCGGTCCCCGGCTCGTACGCCCTGGGCCCGCAGCCAGTTGGCGACCTGGTTCGAGCGTACGGACATCTCACTGAACGAGACGGTGATCTCGCTGCCGTCCTCCTCGACGATGTGCAGCGCGGTCCTGTCGTTGCCGGTGGCGATCTCGTCGAACCAGTCCAGCGCCCAGTTGAAGCGCTCGGGCCGCGGCCAGGCGAAGCCTGCGTACGCCGTCGCGTAGTCCTCCCGGTGCTCCAGCAGAAAGTCCCGGGCTGCCCGGAAACCTTCCGCCGCGCTGCCTGAAGTCATGTGTCCATACCTTTCTTGGTGGGTTCGTTTCCGGTCATTCGTAAGATCGGGAAGCCCAGGGGCTCTGGGTGTGGCTGTCATGTGGCTGCCGCTTGTGGCTCAGGAGGACTGGCCGCCCGGAGCCCCGCGACGACTCGGCCACTCATTGGGATGCGCGAACTGAATCGCTGGGTATGGACACGTCGGCGAGGTCCTCCTTATTGCGGGACCGGCTACCGACATCGTGTAATCAGTGACTCAGGTCTCACTACCCCCGTACGGGGGTGACCCCGCACGGAGGAAGAGGACGTGCACGAGCCGGCCGATGCGGTGGAGATGCGAGCGGCGCTGCTGCGGCTGCGCCGGACGACCGGGCTGCCGGTCGCCTTCGGCGGTCTGCTGCACGACGCACGCCGGCTGCGGATCGCCGAACTGAGCGGCGCGGCGACTGGCGCACTGCGGGGCCTCGGGATCTGCGCGGGCAACGGCCTCGGCGGCAAGTCCATGGCGCTGTCCCGGCCGTGCGCGGTGACCGTGGTCGTACGGCGCAAGGTACGGGGCGTGCTCTACGGCGCGCTGCGTGAGCCGACGGCGATCGGCGACCGGACCTTCGATGCCGCGGTGGCGGCGGCGCGCGATGTGGAGCAGGCGCTGGTCGTACGGGACGAGGTGCAGCGGCTGCTGGCGGCGGCGCGGGAGCCGGTGGCGGGTGCCGGGGCGTGGGAGGAGGTCCGCGAGGCGCACGGCGAGCTGCGGGCGCTGGCCCCGCGGATCGTCGACCAGGCGCTGCGGGAGACGCTGCTGTCGGTCTGCGGCCGGCTGGCGACCGCGGCGGGAGGCCGGCCGCGCGAGCACACGGTCACGCTGACGCCGCGCGAGCTGGACGTGGTGGCGTGCGTCGCGGCGGGCTCGACGAACGCGGCAGCGGCCGAGCGGCTCGGTCTGAAGCCGGAGACGGTGAAGGGCTATCTGCGGTCCGCGATGCGGAAGTTGGGGGCGCACACCCGACTGGAGGCGGTGGTGGCGGCGCGGCGCGCGCGGCTGCTGCCGTAGCCGCCTCCGGGGGCTTGCCCCCGCCCCTTCCCGAAACCGGGGCTCCGCCCCGGACCCTCCCCACTACGCCCTGGCGGGCGCGGGGCTTCCACGCCTCAAACGCCGGCGCGGCTTGTTCTCGGGTCTCCGCCCCGGGCCCCGCTCCTCAATCGCCGGAGGGGGCTTGATTCTCAAGCCCGTCCGGCGATTGAGGACAACGCCCGAAGGGCGTACTGGGGGTCCCCCCACGCCCGCAGGGCGTAGGGGGCGGGTCTGGCGGGGAGGGGAACAAACCGCCGCCCCGCTCTGGGCGCGCCCCCAAACAGTCAGGTTGAATGAGCCCATGGTGTCGACAGACCGTTTCCTCGCATTCGCCGCGATGTCGCTCCTGGTGATCGTGATCCCGGGCCCGAGCGTGCTCTTCGTGATCGGCCGGGCTCTCGCCCACGGCCGCCGGACTGCGGTGGCCACCGCCCTGGGCAATGTCTTCGGCTCGTACATCCTCGTCGTGGCCGTCGCGCTGGGCGTCGACGCGCACCTGGTTCGCCCGCTCCGAGCGCCGGCTGTCGATGGTGGGCGGCGCGGGCGGGTTCGCGATGATCGGCCTGGGCGTGACGGTGGCGGCGACGGGCCGCGCGGACTGACTCCCGCTTCCCGCTGATTCCCGCTACTCGCTGAAGGTCCCGAAGCGGATGTCGTGCGCTCCGGCCGAGGACATGGCGGTGAGCATCCGCTCCCCCTCCTCGGCCACGGCGCCCTGCTGCGCACGGGTCAGCGTCCCGAAGGCCTGGACGGTAACGGTCGCGGTCTCGTCGGTCTCGGTCAGCCGCCAGATCCCGGCGAGGTAGCCGTCGACGAGGAGGGTCGAGTACGCCTGGTTGCCCTTCCAGGTGCTCGTCCTGTACTCCTCGGGCACGAGGCGGCTGCGGTCCGCGTGCGAGAGCAGCAGATTGTCGAACTCGGGCAGGAAGCGGGGCGGCGCCGGGGTCCCGGGGTCCGGCCGGGGCCCGTCGGGGAGGTCGAAGAGCTCGACGCCGTGCTCGTCCTGGAAGACGGCCAGCTGCGGCCGCAGCCGCTCGAAGACCTCCCGCATCCGGGTCAGCCCGGCCCAGATCTGCATGTCCTTGACGGAGGCGGGGCCGAAGGCCGCGAGGTAGCGGAGCACGGTGGCGTCGGGCGCGGGCGCGGGCTCCGCCCTCCGGCCGAACCAGTGCTCGGCGGTGGTGAGCGTGACCTGGCCGCTACTGCCCCACAGGCCGCGCGGGGTGACCTGCACCAGTGGCAGTACGCAGCGGGCGGCGACGGACAGGGCGAACGGATCGGCGTCCGGCCACTGTTTCAGCAGCGCCTCGCGCAGTTCCTTCATGGTCCGGGGCTGCTCCTCGACCAGCTCACGGCTGAGGGCGCCGAGCCGGGCCAGATCGACCCCGGCCAGGCCCGCCCGGAACTGCTTGAGCTCCCTGTCGCGTGCGGCCTGGACCAGCGGCCGCAGGGTGAGGCAGTCCTCGGCGGTGTGCGTATGGATGGTGGAACGCATGGTGACCAATCGCGCGACCTCGCGGGATGCCATCAGCGCGGAGAGCGCTGCGGGGTCGAAGCCGTCCAGCCGGGCGGCGAGGGCGTAGTACGGCGGCTTCACGTTCTGCGCCTGGAGGCCGACGAGGTGCTCGACGGCGCCCTTGACGGACATCGCGGACTTGGGGGCGCGGCGCAGCAGGAGCTGACGCTGAAGCGTTGCGCGGTTGAGGGCGCGGTTGCCGAGTACGGGATACGTCGTCTTCGAGGCCATGCGCCACACGCTACTCAGGCTTGCGGACAACTCCTGTCCGCAATGAGGGGGCCCTTTCGCTGCCCCGTCATGCCGGGGCAATTCGACGCGGATATCCTGCTCCGAGGCCGCAAGGGCGCACGGTACGGGTTCGATGTGGAGGTGAGACCCGCGATGCCGCTGTCCCCCAAGAAGCACCAATGGCGCCGCCGGCCCCTGCCGCCCACGAGC
It includes:
- a CDS encoding AMP-binding protein, which encodes MTSGSAAEGFRAARDFLLEHREDYATAYAGFAWPRPERFNWALDWFDEIATGNDRTALHIVEEDGSEITVSFSEMSVRSNQVANWLRAQGVRAGDRILVMLGNQQELWMIALAAMKLRAVVIPATPLLGPLDLSDRIERGRARHVIVREADTAKFAEVPGDYTRIAVAERGAAGVPGWLEFDGAFSTPDDFEPDGVTHAHDPLMLYFTSGTTARPKLVEHTHLSYPVGHLATMYWIGLKPGDVHLNISSPGWAKHAWSNLFAPWNAEATVFIHNYTRFDAARLMAEMDRAGVTSFCAPPTVWRMLIQADLGQLRTPPREVVAAGEPLNPEVIETVRREWGVTVRDGFGQTETAVQVSNSPGQLLKAGSMGRPSPGYRVVLLDPVTGEPGATEGEISLDLSGHPVGLMTGYHGDPERTAEAMAGGFYRTGDIGARDADGYITYVGRSDDVFKASDYKISPFELESALLEHEAVAEAAVVPAPDPVRLAVPKAYIVLAEGWEPGPGTAKLLFEHSRSVLAPYKRIRRLEFAELPKTVSGKIRRIELRERTADGSAAEYDEGDLR
- a CDS encoding response regulator transcription factor, which produces MHEPADAVEMRAALLRLRRTTGLPVAFGGLLHDARRLRIAELSGAATGALRGLGICAGNGLGGKSMALSRPCAVTVVVRRKVRGVLYGALREPTAIGDRTFDAAVAAARDVEQALVVRDEVQRLLAAAREPVAGAGAWEEVREAHGELRALAPRIVDQALRETLLSVCGRLATAAGGRPREHTVTLTPRELDVVACVAAGSTNAAAAERLGLKPETVKGYLRSAMRKLGAHTRLEAVVAARRARLLP
- a CDS encoding winged helix DNA-binding domain-containing protein, which codes for MASKTTYPVLGNRALNRATLQRQLLLRRAPKSAMSVKGAVEHLVGLQAQNVKPPYYALAARLDGFDPAALSALMASREVARLVTMRSTIHTHTAEDCLTLRPLVQAARDRELKQFRAGLAGVDLARLGALSRELVEEQPRTMKELREALLKQWPDADPFALSVAARCVLPLVQVTPRGLWGSSGQVTLTTAEHWFGRRAEPAPAPDATVLRYLAAFGPASVKDMQIWAGLTRMREVFERLRPQLAVFQDEHGVELFDLPDGPRPDPGTPAPPRFLPEFDNLLLSHADRSRLVPEEYRTSTWKGNQAYSTLLVDGYLAGIWRLTETDETATVTVQAFGTLTRAQQGAVAEEGERMLTAMSSAGAHDIRFGTFSE